In Arthrobacter citreus, a genomic segment contains:
- a CDS encoding thiamine pyrophosphate-binding protein, with protein sequence MNAEHRTGGGPWQEVAADLSRLSVTRVYGLPDDSMEAATALQNGGLEVVVTREQRTAVYAAAGQAMSGEGPGVAVVGRGPGTAACIPALVEARSQGAPIILLAQSHSAAAVPELSFQWLNQRALLEPACKSVLEWHPGIVQEAVAVAVEAPPGPVAILIPEEDEKAVMSADALGSCGSPRPRDNAVDTLHQHFSRPVVVLGGGCRQHRERVRELIELWDAPVLVTASGRGLIDENHEHFLGVAGLYSHSSVRSLYSKADIMIALGTELEETALEFVPESLPILQVALERSTEVWPGRTVVRRKVEVGDWKPDVEILHCPSWKDDWVQARKMTLSWAEEIHASERVAGIIGRIGELITPGSAVTFENGATDIWAYLWPILSLPDDTTVLALSEQTTLGASVPAAAALARTRAFNTVFAFAGDGAFVRCLHEPWILSQSGVVYVVFDDGGHGWLAQQAASFDLAPEDYASGAPSWWSGNRDQPLKIIQIRGPEDIDRIAPYIASSVGTMPLVLSVPVAPHERSPVALGTW encoded by the coding sequence TTGAACGCAGAACACCGCACGGGCGGCGGCCCTTGGCAGGAAGTGGCGGCCGACCTTTCACGCCTCTCGGTGACAAGGGTTTACGGCCTCCCTGATGACTCGATGGAAGCAGCAACTGCCCTGCAAAATGGTGGTTTGGAAGTAGTGGTAACTCGTGAGCAACGCACCGCTGTTTACGCAGCTGCCGGCCAGGCAATGTCAGGGGAAGGCCCTGGAGTTGCAGTTGTTGGCAGAGGACCTGGAACGGCAGCCTGCATCCCCGCCCTTGTGGAGGCTCGAAGCCAGGGAGCGCCAATTATCCTCTTGGCCCAGTCACACAGCGCAGCGGCGGTTCCCGAACTCTCCTTCCAGTGGCTCAATCAGCGTGCTTTGCTGGAGCCGGCCTGTAAAAGCGTTCTGGAATGGCATCCCGGCATTGTTCAGGAGGCCGTGGCCGTTGCAGTGGAGGCACCTCCCGGCCCCGTCGCAATACTCATTCCTGAAGAAGACGAAAAGGCGGTCATGAGCGCGGACGCCCTGGGCAGCTGTGGCTCACCTCGGCCTCGGGACAATGCGGTTGATACCCTCCATCAGCACTTTTCCCGACCCGTGGTGGTTCTGGGAGGGGGTTGCCGCCAACACCGGGAGCGTGTTCGCGAGCTCATCGAGCTCTGGGATGCACCAGTCCTGGTAACTGCCAGTGGCCGCGGGCTAATAGACGAGAACCACGAGCATTTCCTCGGCGTCGCGGGGTTGTATTCCCATTCGTCGGTTCGGTCCCTGTACTCCAAGGCAGACATCATGATCGCACTGGGGACCGAGTTGGAGGAGACTGCCCTTGAGTTTGTTCCTGAAAGTCTCCCTATTCTTCAAGTCGCCTTAGAACGAAGCACCGAAGTCTGGCCGGGGCGGACAGTAGTTCGACGCAAGGTCGAGGTCGGCGATTGGAAACCGGACGTTGAGATACTGCACTGTCCGTCGTGGAAAGACGATTGGGTGCAGGCCCGGAAAATGACCCTCAGCTGGGCAGAGGAAATTCATGCATCGGAGCGTGTAGCCGGGATTATTGGTCGAATAGGGGAACTGATCACGCCTGGCTCTGCGGTGACCTTCGAAAACGGTGCAACCGATATCTGGGCCTACCTCTGGCCCATTCTCTCGCTTCCGGACGACACCACCGTACTGGCTTTGTCGGAGCAGACGACGCTCGGGGCCAGTGTTCCCGCTGCCGCGGCTCTGGCGCGCACCCGAGCCTTTAACACGGTTTTCGCATTTGCTGGAGACGGTGCCTTCGTTCGCTGCCTCCATGAGCCGTGGATATTGAGCCAGTCTGGCGTTGTCTATGTGGTTTTTGATGATGGAGGACATGGGTGGCTCGCGCAGCAAGCGGCATCGTTCGACCTCGCTCCGGAAGACTATGCTTCCGGCGCACCCTCCTGGTGGAGCGGGAACCGGGACCAGCCGCTCAAAATTATCCAAATTCGCGGCCCCGAGGATATTGACCGAATTGCACCTTATATAGCAAGCAGCGTCGGCACGATGCCCCTGGTGCTGAGCGTCCCAGTCGCGCCGCATGAGCGGAGCCCCGTGGCATTGGGAACGTGGTGA
- a CDS encoding aldehyde dehydrogenase family protein, with protein MEPKPSCPSIYSRRVQCSYPNLALTAREASKSLRQLGVSAGDVVALEMNETVEAVASFFALAHLGARILLIDASRENVRPSSSIHTVLTLTERTKRNGNASVTFRDLVHLEPGAHGLHEGGTPQDSGKGTSPLIALFSQSWLDLPDGLIMMSSGSTGAPKAVSRNPRAFLENLRVSQEVLQYRRDDVVLPLVPLSHQYGLSVLIQAILVGSSVVIGSVLRISESVRLGGRFGVTVVESAPDLYLKITDLVIDGKIGRDIVDRWRQTGVGGSPTDRSSLELIRSVLGCPLVDGYGSTEAGNIALANPMDPENGLVVLEGFDLTVTSPQGFPVAPGEYGLLRVRHEKAGIDWNSGDVAKIHEGRLYVAGRGNAVHRRGLVVYPARLEDSLRQAGTPAMVIPYETGRGTRIAAVIEDAERLGKTHWWRSIRSTETLTDLPDTVICLDRYPRLGSGKVDRSRIARALEQSSRPPSAIEMSLERTSRFLRTERLRIIALLSTYQSAESAELEVDGAIQGLDTARFEVALEGPARVERAWAYMPSNVVLYSYVLYAMIPALWCGSIVLRPSSRATEATRMVHELLSDVHRLDIDLEECSQEKFAELRQGQAGLVVFTGRHSNAAKVVQGLEPGQVLAFYGQGTNPFVVGKDADVGRAVRDVVRMRMLNGGQDCFGPDVVFVHEDMERDFSLGLAEAIRQRTAVSEGCVPPLERDVMQSVVAHLWENSSRVQHGGQVDLIKASVTPTVCRWSINERPEIAEIFAPIFHIVVYRREEEVRELLTSDHYRLRWMGASLYGTTKTLRSWFRSRMTVSVDRTLVDVDEPRLPMGGKGALSSTVYTRGTADPQPLLLSRVCAEYAQYLTDPGEQQSAQSRLMRHEVLS; from the coding sequence GTGGAACCTAAGCCTTCGTGCCCCAGCATCTACAGCCGCCGGGTGCAGTGCTCCTACCCGAACCTCGCTCTCACCGCCCGTGAGGCGAGCAAGTCCCTCCGGCAGCTGGGCGTTTCAGCCGGAGACGTGGTTGCGCTCGAAATGAACGAGACGGTTGAAGCCGTTGCGAGCTTCTTCGCTCTCGCTCACCTGGGTGCACGCATACTTCTAATAGACGCCAGTCGTGAAAATGTGCGCCCCTCCTCATCGATCCATACCGTCCTGACCTTGACCGAACGAACGAAGAGAAACGGGAACGCTTCAGTTACTTTCCGGGACCTTGTGCATCTTGAACCAGGTGCCCACGGGCTCCACGAAGGCGGGACTCCGCAAGATTCCGGCAAGGGAACCTCGCCTCTAATCGCGCTGTTCTCGCAAAGTTGGCTGGATCTACCCGATGGACTCATCATGATGAGCTCGGGTTCCACAGGGGCGCCGAAGGCGGTGTCGCGAAATCCCCGGGCATTCTTGGAGAACCTTCGCGTGAGCCAAGAGGTCCTGCAATATCGACGGGACGACGTCGTTCTTCCCCTCGTTCCCTTAAGCCACCAATATGGTCTCTCGGTACTCATCCAAGCGATCCTTGTCGGATCCAGCGTTGTCATCGGATCCGTATTACGGATATCGGAAAGCGTCCGCTTAGGCGGGCGGTTTGGAGTGACGGTCGTCGAATCGGCTCCGGATCTCTATCTTAAGATCACCGATCTCGTCATCGACGGAAAAATCGGTCGAGACATAGTTGACCGTTGGCGCCAAACCGGGGTCGGGGGATCACCGACGGACCGTTCCAGCTTGGAACTCATCCGCAGCGTTCTGGGATGTCCCCTGGTCGATGGCTACGGCTCGACCGAAGCGGGGAACATTGCACTGGCAAACCCGATGGACCCAGAAAACGGGCTTGTGGTGTTGGAGGGGTTCGACCTTACAGTGACCAGCCCTCAAGGATTTCCTGTTGCTCCCGGCGAATACGGGCTTTTGCGCGTTCGCCACGAAAAAGCGGGCATTGATTGGAACTCCGGTGATGTTGCGAAGATCCATGAGGGGCGACTGTACGTTGCCGGCCGCGGAAACGCTGTTCATCGACGAGGCTTGGTGGTCTACCCCGCCAGGCTCGAAGATTCACTACGGCAGGCCGGTACCCCGGCCATGGTCATTCCTTACGAGACTGGGCGGGGCACACGAATCGCGGCAGTCATAGAAGACGCGGAGCGGCTGGGGAAAACGCATTGGTGGCGGAGCATACGCTCAACGGAGACGCTGACTGACCTGCCGGACACCGTAATCTGCCTTGACCGGTATCCGCGCCTCGGGTCCGGAAAGGTGGACCGATCCAGGATAGCCCGCGCCCTCGAACAATCGAGTCGTCCGCCGAGTGCGATCGAGATGTCATTGGAGAGAACAAGCCGTTTCCTGCGGACCGAGCGCCTGAGGATCATCGCTCTCCTCTCGACATATCAGTCAGCCGAATCCGCAGAGCTTGAAGTCGACGGGGCCATCCAGGGACTCGACACCGCACGCTTCGAAGTAGCCCTTGAAGGGCCGGCACGTGTCGAACGTGCATGGGCCTACATGCCTTCGAACGTGGTTCTTTACTCTTATGTGCTTTATGCGATGATTCCCGCGTTGTGGTGCGGAAGTATCGTACTCCGGCCCTCCAGCCGGGCCACTGAAGCGACCCGCATGGTCCACGAGCTTTTGTCGGATGTCCATCGCTTGGACATCGATCTGGAAGAGTGCTCCCAAGAGAAATTCGCTGAACTGCGTCAGGGACAGGCAGGGCTGGTTGTCTTTACCGGCCGGCATTCGAATGCAGCCAAGGTGGTTCAGGGGCTGGAGCCGGGGCAGGTGCTCGCATTTTATGGCCAGGGCACTAACCCTTTTGTTGTCGGTAAAGACGCAGATGTGGGACGGGCAGTGCGCGACGTCGTGCGGATGCGTATGCTCAACGGCGGCCAGGACTGCTTCGGGCCGGACGTGGTGTTCGTCCATGAGGACATGGAGCGAGATTTCTCGCTCGGGCTCGCTGAAGCGATCCGCCAGCGGACAGCAGTCTCCGAAGGATGCGTGCCCCCTCTGGAACGGGATGTTATGCAGAGTGTTGTGGCCCATTTGTGGGAGAACTCATCGAGAGTCCAGCACGGAGGCCAGGTAGACCTGATTAAGGCTTCAGTCACTCCCACGGTCTGCCGATGGAGCATTAACGAGCGACCGGAGATTGCCGAAATCTTCGCGCCCATCTTCCACATAGTCGTATATCGGCGAGAGGAGGAGGTGAGGGAGCTCCTCACCTCAGACCACTATCGTTTGCGGTGGATGGGGGCTTCGCTGTATGGAACGACGAAGACGCTGAGAAGCTGGTTCCGGAGCCGCATGACCGTCTCCGTGGACCGTACGCTCGTTGATGTTGATGAACCCCGTTTGCCGATGGGCGGCAAGGGTGCGTTGTCCTCCACCGTGTATACCCGCGGAACAGCCGACCCCCAGCCCCTGCTCCTTTCCCGGGTCTGTGCCGAATATGCACAGTACTTAACTGATCCCGGGGAACAGCAGAGTGCTCAAAGCCGCCTGATGAGACATGAGGTGCTCTCTTGA
- a CDS encoding transglycosylase, whose product MKSDKKKKDIFWSVVSIVAGGIVWLTMPGVSWGIIDPAKVGLVFAVIGLISLVWALFSNYNEEASGPESR is encoded by the coding sequence ATGAAAAGCGACAAAAAGAAAAAGGACATTTTCTGGAGCGTTGTCTCTATTGTGGCCGGCGGCATAGTTTGGTTGACCATGCCGGGAGTCTCGTGGGGGATTATCGATCCAGCCAAGGTGGGGTTAGTCTTCGCCGTAATCGGGCTAATCTCGCTTGTTTGGGCCCTGTTCAGTAACTACAACGAGGAAGCGTCCGGACCGGAGTCTCGTTGA
- a CDS encoding class III lanthipeptide has product MSLRLKISQLDAAEGAPIGASHRPSATEIPKGGDMNILELQKFENAESEALDLGSTISNGC; this is encoded by the coding sequence GTGTCACTCCGACTGAAGATTTCGCAGCTTGATGCTGCGGAAGGCGCGCCGATCGGCGCGTCCCATCGGCCTTCGGCCACCGAAATCCCGAAAGGAGGAGACATGAACATCTTGGAACTTCAGAAATTCGAGAACGCTGAAAGCGAGGCACTTGACCTCGGTTCGACGATCAGCAACGGCTGCTGA